AGCAGAACAAATAATAAGACCTACTGGACTTTTAGATCCAATAATTGAAGTAAGACCTATAAATAATCAAATTGATAATTTAGTTGGAGAAATAAACTCTATTACAGAAAAAGGAGAAAGAGTTCTTATAACTACTTTAACTAAAAAGATGAGTGAGGATTTAACTAATTATCTTAAAGATATAGGGATTAAAGTTAAGTACTTACATTCAGACATAGATACATTAGAAAGAATAGAAATAATAAGGGATTTAAGATTAGGTAAATTTGACGTATTAGTGGGTATAAACTTATTAAGAGAAGGTTTAGATATACCAGAAGTTTCGCTAGTTGCAATACTAGATGCCGATAAAGAAGGTTTCCTAAGATCAGAAACTTCTCTTATACAAACTATAGGTAGAGCAGCTAGAAATTCAAATGGAAGAGTTATAATGTATGCAGATAAGATAACTAGATCTATGCAAAGTGCTATAGAAGAGACAAAGAGAAGAAGAGAAATACAGATGCATTATAATGAGGTTAATAATATAGTTCCTACAACAATTCAAAAAGGAATAAGAAAAGGAATAGAAGCAACAGTTGTTGCAGATGAAGAAGCGGTTTATGGAGATATAAATGAAAATAATGAAGATAGTATAAGAGAATCAATAGAAGATCTTAAAGTAGAAATGATGGAAGCTGCACAAAATCTTCAATTTGAGAGAGCAGCACAATTAAGAGATAAGATAAAAGAATTAGAAGATAAATTAAATTAATTACTTATAAAGTTGAGTATGAAAGGAAAAAGTATATGAATGATAAAATTATAATAAAAGGAGCTAAAGAGCATAATTTAAAAAATGTAGATTTAACTTTGCCTAGAGATAAATTTATTGTTTTCACTGGTCTTTCAGGATCGGGAAAATCATCTTTAGCTTTTGACACTATATATGCAGAAGGACAAAGAAGATACGTAGAGAGTCTATCTGCATATGCTAGACAATTCCTAGGTCAAATGGAAAAGCCTAATGTAGAGTATATTGAAGGATTATCACCAGCTATATCAATAGATCAGAAAACAACATCAAAAAACCCTCGTTCTACAGTAGGTACAGTAACAGAAATATATGATTATTTAAGATTGTTATTTGCAAGAGTCGGCGAAGTATATTGTCCAACATGTGGGAAAAAGATAAGTCAAATGACAGTACAAGAAATAGTAGATAAGATGATGGATTTCCCAGAAAGAACTAAGTTACAAATATTGTCACCTGTGGTTAGAGGTCAAAAGGGAACGCATAAGAAAGTTATTGAAAACATAAAAAAAGAGGGATTTGTAAGATTAAGAGTAGATGGAACTAATTATGAAGTTACAGATGAAATAGATTTAAATAAAAACCAAAAACATAATATAGAGGTAGTAGTTGATAGAATTGTAATGAAAGATGGTATAGAAAATAGATTAGCAGATTCTATAGAAACAGCTGTAAAATTATCTGAAGGTTTAGTTATAGCTCAAATAATAGATGGAGAAGAAATTCTTTATTCAACTAAATTTGCATGTCCAGAACATGGTATAGGGATAGAAGAGTTATCTCCTAGAATGTTCTCTTTCAACAGTCCTTTTGGAGCTTGTGATACATGTAATGGATTAGGTGAGAGTAAAGAGGTTGATCCAGATCTAGTAGTTCCAAATAAAGAACTTTCTATAAAACAAGGGGCTATAGCTGCTTGGGGCTCAGTTGGAACTAATGATGATACTTACTATAGTAAAATGGTAAAGAGTTTAGCTGAAAAATTTAATGTGGATTTATCTACACCATTTAAAGATTTACCTGAAGAATTTGTTCAAGAGTTACTTTACGGACATGATAATGTTATGGTTGAATTTGTATATGAATCAAAGTATGGAGGAAATAGATTATACAAAGCTCCATTTGAAGGTGTAATAGTAAACTTAGAGAGAAGATATAGAGAAACAAACTCAGAACATTCTAGAGAAAAAATAGAAGAGTTTATGGGAGAAAGACCTTGTCCTAAGTGTAAAGGAAATAGATTAAGAAAAGAAGTTTTATCTGTATTAGTAGATAATAAAAATATAATGGAAGTAACTGATTACTCAGTTAATGAGCTTATAGAATATATTGAAAATATAAACCTAACAGATAAGCAAAAGTTCATAGCTCATGAGATTTTAAAGGAAATAAAAGCTAGAGCATCATTCTTAAGAGATGTTGGACTAGATTATTTAAACTTATCCAGAAAAGCTGGTACATTATCAGGAGGAGAAGCTCAACGTATTAGATTAGCGACACAAATTGGTTCAGCTCTTGTAGGAGTGTTATATGTTTTAGATGAGCCTAGTATAGGATTACACCAAAGAGATAATGACAGATTAATAAAAACTTTAAGACATTTAACTGATATAGGAAATACTCTTATAGTTGTAGAGCATGATGAAGATACAATGAGGGAAGCTGATTATATAGTAGATATAGGTCCAGGAGCAGGAGTTCATGGTGGAGAAATAGTAGCAGAAGGAAATCTTGATGAAATACTTAGAAATCCTAATTCATTAACAGGACAATATTTAAGTGGTAAAAAGGTTATACCAATACCTGAAACTACAAGAGAAGGAAATGGGAATTTCATAGAGGTAGTTAAAGCATCAGAAAATAATTTAAAAAATATAAATGCTAAAATTCCATTAGGAAAGTTTACTTGTATTACAGGTGTATCTGGATCAGGAAAAAGTACATTAATTAATGATATTTTATATAAAGGGATAGCTACAAAAGTTAATAGATTAAGAGACAAGCCAGGTAAACATAAAGAGATAAAAGGAATAGAAAATATAGATAAAATAATAAACATAGATCAAAGTCCAATAGGAAGAACTCCGCGTTCAAATCCTGCAACTTATACAGGTGTATTTGATTTAATAAGAGATTTATTTGCATCAACTAATGAAGCTAAAGCTAGAGGATATCAAAAAGGAAGATTCAGTTTTAATGTTAAAGGTGGAAGATGTGAAGCTTGTAAAGGTGATGGGATAATAAAAATAGAAATGCATTTTTTACCGGATGTTTATGTTCCTTGTGAAATATGTAAGGGAGAAAGATACAACAGAGAAACTCTTCAGGTTAAATATAAAGATAAAACAATATCAGATGTTTTAGATATGAATGTTGAAGAAGCTTCAGCTTTCTTTGAGAACATACCAACAATAAAAAGAAAACTAGATACTCTTATGGATGTTGGGCTTTCATATATAAAATTAGGACAACCATCGACTCAATTATCAGGAGGAGAAGCTCAACGTATTAAACTAGCAACAGAGTTAAGTAAAAGAGCTACAGGAAAGACTTTATATATATTAGATGAGCCAACGACAGGACTTCATATGGCTGATGTAGATAAATTAATAACTGTACTGCAAAGGCTAGCAGATACAGGAAACACTATAGTTGTTATAGAACATAATTTAGATGTTATAAAAACATGTGATTATATAATAGATCTTGGACCAGAAGGTGGAGATAAGGGTGGAAAAATAATTGCAACAGGAACACCAGAAGAAGTTTCTAAAAAGCCAGGTTCATATACAGGATTATTCTTAAAAAAATACTTTGAGAAATAAAAAAAGGAGATGTCTTAAATTTAAGACATCTCCTTTTTTTATTTAATTAGTTAGTAGCTTCTCGCTCAGCTAATTCTTTCTCATATTTTTCCATTTCAGGATCAGAACCAAATATAAAGTGTCCTGGTCTTATTTCAACCCATTTAGGTTCATGTTCAGAATAATCATGAACACTAGTATCGTATTTTATACGAACTCTATGTCTTTCATGTTCTGGATCTGGAAGTGGTATAGCTGACAACAATGATTTTGTATAAGGGTGTAGAGGATTAGCATAAAGTTCTTCAGAAGTAGTTAATTCAACTAATCTTCCATGGTGCATAACTCCTATACGATCACTTATATATTTAACCATTGAAAGGTCATGAGCTATAAATAAATAAGTTAATCCTTTTTCTTTTTGTAACTTTCTAAGTAAGTTAACAACTTGAGCTTGGATAGAAACATCAAGAGCAGATATAGGTTCGTCAGCTATTATAAATTTAGGTTCTATAGCTAATGAACGGGCTATACCTATACGCTGTCTTTGCCCTCCAGAGAACTCATGAGGATATCTTCCTGCATGTTGTTCATTTAATCCAACAGTTCTTAATAATTCGTAAACAGTCTTAGTTCTTTCCTCCTTTGTTTTACATAATCCATGTATATCAAGACCTTCAGCTATTATATCCATAACGGTCATACGGGGATTAAGACAAGCCATAGGATCTTGGAATATCATTTGCATATTTTTATTTACAAATGATTTAATCTTTTTATCTAATTTTTTACTTGATATATTTTTACCATCAAATACTATTTCACCAGCAGTAGGGTCATATAATCTTATTATAGCTCTACCAGTAGTAGATTTACCAGAACCAGACTCTCCAACAAGACCAAAAGTTTCACCTTCATAAATATGAAAACTTATATCATCAACAGCTTTTACAACTGTGCTTTTATCTATTGGAAAGTATTGCTTAAGATTTTTAACCTCTAATAGTTTTTTCTTAGTCATTTGAAGACACCTTCTTTCTTCCTATACTTGCAGGTCTTTCTATTTTAGGAGCTAAAGGGTGTAATAACCATGTAGCAGCACTATGAGTTTCACTTATTTTAAACATAGGAGGCTCTGCAACAAAATCTAGTTTAAGAGCATTTGTATTACGTAAGGCAAAAGCATCACCCTCAGGCGGATTCATTAAATCTGGAGGTGTACCTGGTATATTATATAAATCATTTTCACCAACATCTAAACTAGGCATAGAAGCTAGTAGCCCCCAAGTATATGGATGTTGAGGATTATAGAATACATCATCAGAAGTACCGACTTCTATTATTTTAC
The nucleotide sequence above comes from Paraclostridium bifermentans. Encoded proteins:
- a CDS encoding ABC transporter ATP-binding protein, which produces MTKKKLLEVKNLKQYFPIDKSTVVKAVDDISFHIYEGETFGLVGESGSGKSTTGRAIIRLYDPTAGEIVFDGKNISSKKLDKKIKSFVNKNMQMIFQDPMACLNPRMTVMDIIAEGLDIHGLCKTKEERTKTVYELLRTVGLNEQHAGRYPHEFSGGQRQRIGIARSLAIEPKFIIADEPISALDVSIQAQVVNLLRKLQKEKGLTYLFIAHDLSMVKYISDRIGVMHHGRLVELTTSEELYANPLHPYTKSLLSAIPLPDPEHERHRVRIKYDTSVHDYSEHEPKWVEIRPGHFIFGSDPEMEKYEKELAEREATN
- the uvrA gene encoding excinuclease ABC subunit UvrA; translated protein: MNDKIIIKGAKEHNLKNVDLTLPRDKFIVFTGLSGSGKSSLAFDTIYAEGQRRYVESLSAYARQFLGQMEKPNVEYIEGLSPAISIDQKTTSKNPRSTVGTVTEIYDYLRLLFARVGEVYCPTCGKKISQMTVQEIVDKMMDFPERTKLQILSPVVRGQKGTHKKVIENIKKEGFVRLRVDGTNYEVTDEIDLNKNQKHNIEVVVDRIVMKDGIENRLADSIETAVKLSEGLVIAQIIDGEEILYSTKFACPEHGIGIEELSPRMFSFNSPFGACDTCNGLGESKEVDPDLVVPNKELSIKQGAIAAWGSVGTNDDTYYSKMVKSLAEKFNVDLSTPFKDLPEEFVQELLYGHDNVMVEFVYESKYGGNRLYKAPFEGVIVNLERRYRETNSEHSREKIEEFMGERPCPKCKGNRLRKEVLSVLVDNKNIMEVTDYSVNELIEYIENINLTDKQKFIAHEILKEIKARASFLRDVGLDYLNLSRKAGTLSGGEAQRIRLATQIGSALVGVLYVLDEPSIGLHQRDNDRLIKTLRHLTDIGNTLIVVEHDEDTMREADYIVDIGPGAGVHGGEIVAEGNLDEILRNPNSLTGQYLSGKKVIPIPETTREGNGNFIEVVKASENNLKNINAKIPLGKFTCITGVSGSGKSTLINDILYKGIATKVNRLRDKPGKHKEIKGIENIDKIINIDQSPIGRTPRSNPATYTGVFDLIRDLFASTNEAKARGYQKGRFSFNVKGGRCEACKGDGIIKIEMHFLPDVYVPCEICKGERYNRETLQVKYKDKTISDVLDMNVEEASAFFENIPTIKRKLDTLMDVGLSYIKLGQPSTQLSGGEAQRIKLATELSKRATGKTLYILDEPTTGLHMADVDKLITVLQRLADTGNTIVVIEHNLDVIKTCDYIIDLGPEGGDKGGKIIATGTPEEVSKKPGSYTGLFLKKYFEK